A window of Aurantibacillus circumpalustris genomic DNA:
TGGTAAGAGGGAATAAGTTTGGAATTGGGGGTTTGCATGACGAGTCTGTAATAAGGTTTACAAATCACAGTATTTCTTATGACGATGGTGATATTATTTATATGTGCACGGATGGATATGCAGATCAATTTGGAGGAACCAAAGGTAAACGAATGATGACTAAGAATATGATAAAAATCCTTGAAAAATCATTATCATTCGGAGTAGGAGAACAAGAACAACTCTTGAATCATTGGTTGGATAAATGGCAAGGTGCTTATGAACAAACCGATGATATTTTATTGATTGGTATTCAACTCTGATCCCAGGTTTTTTTAAAAAAAGAGAGCCGTTTTGTCTTACGAAAACGGCTCTTTGTCGAATTTTTTATTTTTCTTTAATCTTTATCAAAATTCTCTGAATTATGACAATAATTTTTGCCTGAGCATAAATTCTAATTGTTCATTTGTCACTAATAGTTGTTCACTTAGTTCCTGTTGTTTTTTCTTTAAATGATAGACCTTGTAGGCACTTTCAATGGTCTCTTTCAAGTTTGCATCATCCCATGGTTTTTGCAAATAATGATAAATTTGACCGCGATTTATCGCATCTTTAATCGCTTCAATATCCGAAAATCCGGTTAACAAAATTCTTATCTGATCTGGGTAATCTTTTACAGCTTGAGCTAATAATTCCGTTCCTAAAGTACCAGGCATTCTTTGATCCGTAATCAAAACATGTATCTCATTGTCAGCAAGAATTTTTTTTCCTTCATCCGCTGAAATAGCCGTAAATACTGTAAAGTGTCTTCTAAAAGAAGCTTTAAATGCAGAGAGATTATTCTCTTCATCATCCACATAAAGTACATTGATATTTGATTGTTCGCTCATTTTGAAGTTCTTAAACAGGGTAAATAATTTTTTTTAGAAAAGTGTTTTGCGCATATGCAGCAAATACTTTCGCAGTTCGAATTTATGAATAATAATTTTATTTTTACAAAAATTACATTGTTTTACTTGATTGAAGGAAACACCATTTTTTTTGGGTATTATTTACAAGGATCAACATAAAAGCAAAATGACAAGCATTACAGAGCGCCTAGAGGCCTTACATAATCTACAGAAA
This region includes:
- a CDS encoding response regulator translates to MSEQSNINVLYVDDEENNLSAFKASFRRHFTVFTAISADEGKKILADNEIHVLITDQRMPGTLGTELLAQAVKDYPDQIRILLTGFSDIEAIKDAINRGQIYHYLQKPWDDANLKETIESAYKVYHLKKKQQELSEQLLVTNEQLEFMLRQKLLS